GACGCGGAACAAGTTGGCTAACGAAGGGATGAGTTTGCGCGATGTCAGGTCGCCCGATGCCCCAAAAATAACCAAGGTACATGGGCTGGGGCGATCCTGTTCGAGACAGGCTGGACCGTTATTCAATATCATTATCTACTCCTTGAGAAAGAGAGTACGGTCATTGTGCAAGGGGGGAGGGGCATCCCGAGCTTCTCAATGCCACAATTTTATTGCAGATAATGTGGCGCAGAGCGGAAATTGATATACCGCATCTCGCCACGGCATGCTGTTTGCTCTTCGAACCGTTTGTGCAACGCGTTGTTGCACAAACGGTTCGTGTGTGTCGGGTTACTTCTTTTTGACGGCGTGACCACCGAATTGGTTCCGGAGTGCGGCCAAAACGCGATCGCCAAAAAAATCGGGTTGTCGTGATCGAAATCGTTCCATCAATGCCAAGGTGAGAACCGGCGTTGGAACAGCTGTATCGATCGCTTCACTGACGGTCCAGCGTCCTTCTCCCGAATCATCGACATAGGCTTCAAGTCCGTCTAAATGCGGGTCGTCGCTAAACATACGTTCGCATAACTCCAGCAGCCAGGATCGGATGACACTTCCCTGATTCCAGAGATGACTGATCTTTGTGTAATCGAAATGCTCACTGTATTCCGATGCGTCGAGGACGGCAAAGCCCTCGGCATAGGCTTGCATCATGCCGTATTCAATGCCGTTGTGGACCATTTTGACAAAGTGACCGGCTCCAGTTGGGCCGCAGTGGAGAAACCCATCCCTGGGCGCAAGGTCGATCATTGCCGGTTCAATGGCTTGGACAGCTTCTTTCGGACCGCCGAGCATGGTGCAATAGCCGATTTGGAGTCCCCAAATACCGCCGGAAACACCAGCGTCGACATAATGGATGCCTTTATCGGTAAACGCAGGAGCACGACGAAGATCGTCTTTAAAGTGGGTATTGCCCCCCTCCACCACGATATCTCCTGGTTCAAGCAAGTCGATCAACTGGTTCAATGCATCGTCGACCGGCTTGCCTGCCGGAAGCATAACCCAGACAACGCGAGGGGCTTCAAGAGCCGCGACAACCTCAGGAAAAGTTTCGACGGCCTGTATATGCTCCTCTGTCTTCGCAATATCTTGTGCTTTGGAAAACGTACGGTTCCAAGCAACCACCTGATGACCAGCACGGGACAGACGTTTGGCCATGTTGCCGCCCATGCGACCAAGGCCGAGCATTGCCAATTTCATACATTCCTCCAGGGTTTAGGCTGTGATGAGATTGTTCCAGTCGCTGGCGAATTTCGCCATGCCCGAGTCGGTAAGGTCATGCATGATGTTGTAGTCTTGCCACGGTTTGTCCAAGGCAATGTTCTGGTAAATGATGGGGGCCAGTCTGGCCGGAACACGGACAGGGTCTGTTGGAACCGGCATCCCGGCATCGGCCCAATCCACAAGAACATTGTGAGGAACGGTGACAATGTCCGGGTTGAGTTTGAGGCAATTGAGGAAGTGATCGAGGCTGCGCACACTGGCGGCCAGAACTTCGACATGCCCGTCACCTGGGGAGTACATTTTGAGAATATTCGCAATGAGATCGAGACCACGCTGGTTGCGATCATCAAGCCGACCGATAAAAGGAGAAACAAACACATCGCCGGGTTTGGCCCCTTGGGTTGCCGTGTATACGGCTGCGGCCTGTTCCTGCGTGAAGCACAACGTCATGTTCACGCGTTTACCTGCCGCTATGAGCCGGTTGGCGGCTTCGAGCCCGGCTGTTGTTGTAGGACATTTGATGTGTGCATTGGGAATCCAATCAAACATCTGAGTGCCTTGGTCAATCATGGCTTGCGCTGTCGTGTTGCTGTCGGCATAGACTTCGATCGAAACGGAACCTTCTGGGATGAGGGAGGAGATTTCCTGGATCACTTTTTTATAAAAGCCGAGGAGTTCTTCTTTTTGAAACGTACCGTCAGTTTTGACGTGTTGTTGGGCCTGTGGGTTTTTGGCCACCAAACTGGGGTTGGTTGTTTGACCATCAAGAAAACCGAGTCGGTCAAGAATATCCCGCGTTTGATCCGGATCGGCTCCATCGAGGAATATTTTCGTGTTCAGATTGTCCGGTCTCATACGATCTCCTGTACTTTTTTGACGATGCTCGTTCTGGAAATGGTTTCGTAGTTGAGGAGCTCGTCGGGTGTGCCGCTCATGGGCATTTTGGATACGGCCAGACTGACAACGTGCAAATCGGTATTCGCCAAAGCCGCGCTTACGGCTTCTCCCAATCCACCAGTCGGGCCATGATCTTCCACGGTGATAATCGGCCCTTGCGAGGCTGCGGCGGCCAATGTCTGACCGTCAAGGGGCTTGACGCAATACAGGTCGATAACTCGAACGGATATGTTTTGTTGCTTCAATTCCTCCCAGGCCGCTAACGCTTCATGTACTGTCAGACCCGCACCGATAATGGTGGCAACATCGAGGTCTGATTGTCGAAGGATTTTGAATCCTCCGATGGGGAAATATTCTGCGTTGTCGTAGAGTACCGGCGTGCTGCCACGCGTGGTTCTGATATAGACAATGCCACCATACTCTGCGGCGGCTTCTGTCAATTTGACACAGGAAACCGCATCGCTCGGATATAAAACGACACTGTCCAAAACGCTCCGAAACATGGCAATATCTTCAAGTCCCATTTGCGAAGGGCCATCTTCGCCGATGGAAACGCCGGCATGGGATCCACAAAATATGATGTTGGCCCCAGAGTACCGGCTCATGCGAATTTGATCAAACGCTCTGGTGAAAAACGCGCCAAATGTTGACACAAAAGGAAGTCGGCCTCTCCGTGACAATCCCAAAGCCATGCCTACCATGTTTTGCTCAGCAATGTACATTTCGAAAAACCGATTCGGATAGGCTTTTTTGAAGGTATCGGCATATGTTGAATTACTGACTTCGGCATCAAGCACAACCATATCGGGAAACGCGTCAGCAATGCGAACGAGGCCTTCTCCGTATGCTTTGCGGGTAGCAATGGGTTCCCCGACTGAATAGGAAGGATGTGGAGGCGGGGCGGAAGGCATCGGCTCGGAGCGGATATCCAGGGGCGCCGCAATGTTACCACGAAGATCGGCAGGAACCTCTCCAAGCGCGGTCAAGGCCTCGTTCAGGCGGTCTTTGGGAATAGGCTTTCCATGCCAGCCATTGAGGTCTTCGGCGAATGGTACGCCTTTGCCTTTGATGGTTTTGGCGATGATCATGAATGGCACTTTGGCTGTGTGGGCTGTGGCTCGGGCATACGCATTGAGGATGGAGTCCATATCATGGCCGTCGATGACACAAGTTTCCCAACCGAAGGCCCGTACGCGTTCGTCATAAGCAGTAACATTGTGACCATACATGGTTTCACCGCGTTGACCCAATCGGTTAACGTCGAGAATGGCAATGAGGTTGTTCAACTTGTAGTGAACTGCGAGCTGGATCGCTTCCCACACAGATCCTTCGGCCATTTCCGAATCTCCAAGCAGGACATAGGTTCGTGTTGGCGCGTTTTCCAAATATTTGGCGCAAAGTGCCATGCCGGCACCGATAGAAAGACCTTGTCCTAAAGAACCGGTCGCGGCTTCCGCTAAAGGAAAACGAGCTGTCGGATGTCCTTCGAGTGGAGAGCCGAAGGCGCGAAATGTCTTCAATTCTTCGTCTTGGATGGCTCCGGCTGCAGCCCATAACGCATAAAATAGTGGCGAGGCATGCCCTTTGGAAAAAATAACCCGATCATTTCCGGGATGTCCCGGTCGACTCGGGTCGAAACGCAGAATACTTCCAAAGAAGAGTCCCGTCATCAGGTCCGTGGCCGAAAGGGAAGATGTGGGGTGTCCTGATCCGGCCGTTGTTGACGAAATGAGAATATTTCGTCGTATCAAGCGGGCAAGGGTGCTGAGTCTGTTGGTATCCATGACGTTTCCTTTATAGCACAAGAGCGAAGCAGACGTTGGCGCAAAGACACGCATAGAATAACGGTATGACGAGGAAGTTGATAAAAGTCAAATGAAGTATCCCTCACGTCAAGCGAGGAAACTTCATCAGGGGATGCGACACAGGATGATGTGTTTGGAAGGCGGAAAAGTGTTATCTTGGTTGGAGACGACAGAGGAGATCAGTCGTCGGGGTAATGTTCGCCACAACAGGACGTGGAGTCAGGAGCATCAAGGAGTTCTTCTGTGGTTGGTCGGGTCAGTCCTCCCAAATGCGACCAAATGGAACAGACGATCTCCAAATCGGGGTCGTCGTCTTGAATTTCTTCTGCAGTCGCGGCAAATGCGAGAAACCGGCCCGCGCCGAGAAATTTCCCGTCTTCATCGAAGACAAGTTCGATCATGTGGGTCGGCTCCATGCCGCCTTCCATTGCCATCCACTCGGTCATGGTCAGACGAAAACCGCTCTCGGCTGTTGGGTGCTCAATGCGCCAAAGTTGCCGGGAATGCACCTCGGGCTCGGGAGCAAACTCCAATGCATAAGCTTGTCCGGCCAGAGCTATACGATCAATTGCGGCAAGAAAGTCTGATTCATGAAAACGTGGTTTCCATTTTGATGGACCGACCTGCTCGCACGTCAAGAATACTTCGTTCATCGTCACCTCGCTTGGAGAAAATTTACATCGGAGTTCTTTCCACGTACAATGGTATGCATATGAACAATCAGCAAACAAAGGACGGCTTTGCCATGACATCGCAGTGCTTTGCAACCCGGTGTATGTATGTGTTTGTTTTATTTGTCGCGTTTTGTATCGCTTCCGGACCGACTGCTTCTTCTGCGTGGGCGCAACCGGAGGCCCGATACTGGAGGATTGAACGATTTGTCATGCCGGGACCGAGCGGTATGAATGCCACCCGAGCACAAACCTTTGTTGGGAAGGTGGTGGAATTCAATCCCAACCCCACATCCGCAACGACCATGTCCTTTGAGGGGGAAACGTGCGCGGTTTCAGTGCTCCCGCGTCGTATTAATGCTGGAGGCTATATTTCCAGTGCATATCATGTGTCACCCAAAGCACTGGATATTGATCCTGCAACGCGCATAACGGTGGTTGAGACCGGCTGTCGCTTGCCTGGTCTGGAACGGGTTATTCAAGTGTCTCCCCGCCGATTGATTTTTATGCGTGACGGCGTTTTTTTCTTGTTGTCACCGGCTCCCAGGCCCAGTGCTCCTCCACCGGTTCCTGGTATGAATTTCAAACAGTATCCCGGTATCGGTTTAACCGTGTCCTATCCTCGTTCCGTTCAGTTCGTTGCCGATGGTCGAGGTCCACGGCATGGACTCGGTATTGCGATTTCCATCACCCCGCTGTCTCAATTGGAGCCTGGTGATGGACCGTTCGATGCTTCCCGAAAAATTGCTTTGGAAGACCGCCAGGCGCTTCGTCAGGGCCAATTCGGAGCAGAGCCACCATTTGCTGTGCCCGCTTCGCAGAGGGTTCGCCCTATTCCCGGGAGACTCCACGCCAAAGTGTTCACGACTCTGGCTGAATTTGAAATCTGTAGTGTTGTGTTTGAACAAACCGCTATTTTTTATCGGGGAGATACGCAGATACGCATCCGCCTTATGGCTGCTCCCGACGCCGTTATGAATCAAAATCCGACGTTTTTTACACGTGATCCAGCTCAATGCGGACAACAGCTTATCTGGAACTTTCCTCGGAATGCCGACATCATTCCGGTCTTCTATGAACGTATGCTGAATCATCAGACAGGGCCTGCGTCGGCTGCCTGGCTCTCTACGTTTCAAACTATTCTCGATAACCTGCGTATGACGCCATAGAGCAGGGGGCCCCAAAGTGTATCGATGCAAAGAGGGAGGACTCGGTCCTTCCTTTTTGCATCATGGTGCGTGGTTTATTGTGTTTTCCGCGAAGCGTATGTTTCATGGTATGGGACACTTGATGAGTGTATCGTGATGTTGCCTGCGAAGGCAGAGGAAGATTCCCAAGAAGAGAGAGCAACGTAGGGGACGTATGACAGTATTAGGGATTGATTTTGGGGTGAAGCGTGTGGGAGTGGCTGTTTCGAATCCGGATAAAACGATGGCCTTTCCGGTCTGCACGATTCAGCGAACCACGCGCGATGCCTTATTCGAACGCCTGCTTGAGCTTATTGAAGAGAAAAACGTGGAGCGTATTGTGCTTGGTTTACCCCAGCACCTCGATGGATCGGATTCTCTGACAACCAGACAGGTTCGGAATTTTGCCGCCAGTCTTGGTCGACGTACCGATGTTCCCATTGAATTTATTGACGAAGCCTTGTCCTCTGCCCACGCAGAAGCTCTTCTTGACACTGCTGGCGTGCGAGGCCAGAAGAAGAAGCGCGTGCTGGATCAGCAAGCCGCTGTTGTTATTTTGGAGTCCTATCTCACTTCCTTCCGGAGTATGATATGAAGTCGCTTTTCCTTGGCCTGTTTGGCCTGCTTCTGCTCGCCATCCTTGGTCTCGGATGGTATGGATATAGCTTTTTGAGCATTCCTCCTGCGACACCAGGAGAAAGCAAGCGTATTACGATTGTACCGGGAGAATCATTTATTGCCATTGCCAAACAGCTTGAAGCCGAAGGCGTGGTGAAAGATGCGTTTTCGTTTCGTATTTTGGCGCGGGTTATGGAGAAAAGCGATAAAATCCGTGCGGGGGAGTTTGAGGTCAACACCGGGTGGAAACCTCTTCGGGTATTGAATCATCTTGTTTCTTCCCAGGGCCTTCTCCATCGCTTGTCCGTGCCCGAAGGCCTGACGCTGGAACAGACAGCCGCCATTGTGGAAAAGTCAGGCATGGGGAGTGCCGCGTCGTTTCTCTCTGCTTCTCGCAACCCAACGATTCTGGGGAAATATAATATTCCCGCTAAAACAGCCGAAGGATTCCTTTTTCCTGAAACCTATTTTTTCACGAAGCAGGAAGGCAACGACGCAACGTATGTTGTCGAAGCCATGTTGAAAGAATTCAATAAGCAGCTTGCCGAAGTCTTCCCGGAAGATGCTCCAACGGGAAATGTTCTTTTTGAATTTGTGACTCTGGCATCTATTGTCGAAAAAGAGTCTGCTGTTCCCGTTGAACGTCCTCGGATTGCCGGTGTGTTTATCAATCGTTTGCGTCGTGGTATGCTGTTGCAGACCGATCCAACCATTATCTATGGACTCGGCCCGGAGTTTGACGGCAACTTGACGCGTAAACATCTCGACGATCCTTCCAACCCCTATAATACGTATCAACACCCCGGCTTGCCTCCTGGACCGATTTGTTCACCCGGTAAAGAAGCGCTTCTCGCCGTTAAAAATGCAGAGCATCATAACTATCTGTATTTTGTTGCAAAAGGGAGTACTGGCGAGCATTATTTCAGTAAATCCTTGCGTGAACACATTAATGCCGTCAATAAATACCAATTGAAGAAATAAAGCGATCTTCGCATGAGTCGGTAAAACAAACACTTCTGCTTCCTTCCGCGTGAAGAGGCTAAAGCCTGCACGCGCGGTCTTTCCGAGAGCTTCTCTTCTCACGCACAATAGCGAGCCGTTCTCTGACGGCTCGCTCCAATATCTCCATAGCTTCGTATTGAGTGCTTCTCCATGAATCTTTACGTAAATGTCCCTTCAAACACGCCAGGGGAGAGGCGAGTACTGTGAGGTAGTGCTCCTCATAGCGGCTGACAGTGGTGCGGAAGGGGTATAGCTTGAAAGCGCGCAACGGTTACTTTTTCAATATGTCTAAAGAAGTATGTGTTACTGTCGATAAGTGATATGTCTCTTTGGTTTTGTGATGTTTTTATAAATAATTTGAACAGGGTGTATGAATAAGGATGCCGCATGTCGGATGCTATCTCTTCGTCGTACAGTGATATTCGTGGCGGAAGTCTCTCTCCCCAAACGGAGTCGTGGGATACATGGAGCACCGCAAAAAACGACATTCAAAGCTCTGAGACCTCTCAGAAAGACACGATTATCATTTCCAGTGAGGCGCGAGCCCGCTACCTACAGGAACAGGAAGAACAAGAGACTCAATCCATTGCAACGTGGGAGACACGTTTTGGTCTGACGCCTGGAGAACACGTGTTGGAGAATGGGACTCGTCAGGTCGTGACCATGGAAGGAAGGTCCATTGAGATTGTCGAGTATGACAAAGATGGAGGGTTACTCAGGAAAATCAACGGTATACTGGATAATGATTCTGCTGTGTTCGACACGGAAGTGTATGACGTTAATGGCGATGTTTCCCAAACACTGCATGTGGAGTTGACCGGACTGAGTAATTCGTCGAAGGCGCATTCTGAAGCCCGCATGACAAGGACAGCCACGTGGTTCCAACATGGCGAAATGGTTCGTCAAATGTCTGATGCCATGGATTTGGAGAGTACATACAGGGGAGGACATGCCGTCATTGATTTATCATTGGAAAAGAAGGATGTCCCACAAGAGAGCCAGACAAAGCTCGCCATCGAAGATTTGTTTGATATTGAGAATAAGGGCATCGAGTTTTCCCTTGAAGACATGGCAGGGTCTATAACTCAAGATAAACAGGCAACGAATTACCAGTTGCGTGTTCAAGATTTTGTCGATGGTCAATTGCGTGGAGAAATGACAATCGACCAGAAGTCAGAGTATGAAAATCTGACAAACCGCTCTACATCTGCAACCATTCTGCAAGGTCCATTCACCACAAATGAACGGAAGCATGATATATCGTTGAATGTATCAATTTCAAACTATGATGCTGAGGGAAATCTTCTCCGTACAGCATCATTTGAAGATAATCACAAGGATGGATGGGGAGCCAAAGACGGGAGACTTTCGCAGTCTGTATCTGTTTCTTGGTATAATAAGGGCGAATTGATACGGCGCAGTGCTGGCTCTCTGACCATGAAAGAAGTCGATGGCAAAGGAATGCCTGACCGCGCTACGATTTTTCAAACGTTGGGTATGACAGAAGAGGAGTATGCGACTCAGCAAACGCATTCCGCCTCGTCGTTACTTGCCAGCGTGGCGTATAAAGCGTCGACCGAGGCCGATCTTTTTGGAAGCGAGTTGAAGCATGATGCCGCGACCACAGTGAATGGGGACTATAATACGGCCGGAGCCGTGTCGAAGTCCGGTTCCGGGGCCAATCCGTATAGCATTTCCTGGACGGATGAGACTTATGTTGATGGAGAGCTGGTTTCTCGTAAGGAACATAAAGAATCTGCAACTGAAAATCAGATCCCGTCTAAAGGACAGTTTCGTACTGGAGGGGGATTGACCGAAGACGAAACGACTTCCCTTCTTCATGACTCCAGCCACCATATCGAGACCTATGAAAAAGGGCAGCCTGTACTGGATGTGACGCTTCACGGACACGAATACATTCAAAGGGATTCCCATGGTCCCGATGAAATACGGACATCTTTCCAAGGCGGCCAAACAGGCAACGGGCAAGATGACCAAGGCTTCCAGCAAACCGAGATTGGTATGTTGGAGGAAACCGATAGTGCATTTCACGACGCAAGTGAAGGTTTTGGCACACAGCTTCAAGCCATTTTGAGCAGTGTCGTGCACTTTGTGCGTTCCCCTTCATCTGCACTGGATGAGGGAACTCAGGGGGTTGCGTATGGGGCACTGCGGTAGTCCATAAATATTCAGGCGATATGGAGTGTATTGCTCCGTGTTCTTTTATTGACTCCGATATGGGGCGCTTGTGATTTGCGCCCGCACCACATGTTTCCACAAGTAAATATTTCGGGAAGAGGCGTTGAACAGTCGTTCTACGCCTCTCGACGTATTCGGGGGTCGGCAAGCGAATATACGGCGTCAGCAAGAAGATTTCCGCTGAGCGTGAGGGTGGCACCGAGTACGAGGTTTCCCATGATGAGTGGGTAATCTCGGGCCATGACAGCGTTATAGAAGAGTTGCCCCAGACCAGGGAGACCGAAAACAGATTCGATGATGACTGACCCGCCAATGAGCATGGGGACAGAAAGTCCGAGCAGGGTAATGACGGGAAGGAGCGCATTGCGAAGCGCATGCTTGAAAATGACCGTTCGCATCGGCAGTCCTTTGGCTCTCGCGGTAACAATATAATCCTGTCGAAGCGCTTCAAGCATGGCCGCACGCATATAGCGAGACATGCCCGCCAATGAACCGAACGTGGTGACAAAGATAGGAAGAGCAAGGTGAGCGGCAAGGTCTTGCAGTTTGCCAAAGAGGGAGAGATTTGCGTAGTCGAGCGATGTCAGACCGGAAATCGGCACAATGGGCCAGAGGATGCCGAAAGCGAGCATGAGAAGCAACGCCAGCCAGAACGATGGCATGGCAAATCCGAGAAAAACTACAATCGCGGCGATCTTATCGAAAGCACCTCCTTGATGAGCTGCCGAAAGGACGCCGATGGGTATAGCAATAAAAAGCGTCAGTATGAGAGCGCTTGCACTTATGAAAACCGTCAACGGTAAGCGTTCGCGGATTTTTTCCCACACAGGACGGTGGTCACCGGAAAGGGATGTCCCAAAGTCGAAACGGACAATTCGAGAAAGCCAACGCCCGTATTGCACATGAAGGGGTTGATCAAGTCCGTAAAGCGTTTCAAGACGGGCTCGGGCTTCGGGAGTAATAGCAGGATTCAATGTGGTCTGCATATCGGTGGGTTTGCCCGGCGCGAGATGAATGACAACAAAACTGAGCAGGGTGATACCGAAAAAAACCGTTGCCAGCCAGATGAGTTTGAACATGAGGCGGGGAAAAACTGACACGCCAGCTCCTTGTATGGTGAACCGACAGAAAAACATTTGTCCGGACCAGCAATGCTGGTCCGGACAAAAGAAACAATCTAGCGGACTCCCTTGGACGACAAGAACGGTCCGTATTTTTTATCAGTTCCCATGATATGCTTGATGAGCCAATCCTTGAGAAAGTTCATGATGCTTAAAGAAACCGTAACGCGGCCTGCTTTGACATCCTTCTCAAATGTTTTGACTTTGTCGACAAATGACGCATGAACTCGCCGGTGTGCCTCTTCATCGGGGTAGCCATAACGTTTGAACAGCTCTTCTTCTTTGCTGAAATGTTCGACCGTGTATTGTTTCAGCGCATCAATGGTCTGAAGGAGTGTTGTTTTGGAGCGCTTGTTCTTCATGGCATCGTTGAGTTGGTTGATAAGGTCGAGAAGGCGTTTATGTTGTCGATCAATGGAATCGATGCCAACCGATAACTCATCCGACCATTCCATGAGTTTTCCCGAAGAGAGCCCCAATGTCTTCCCGGGTTTATTCGCTGCGCAGATGTTGTGAACAACACCGTCGAGTTCACCAACAAGTCCAGTCATTCGAGCCAGTGTTTCAGCCGACCGTCCCATACCAATGGCCGTCTGCTCGGCAACATTCGAGACTTCGGCCACGGCGCCGGTGATCTGATCCGATGTCGCCGACTGTTCCTCAGAAGCCGTTGCAATGGATTCGACTTGAGCTGATGTTTCTTCGATCAAGGCCACAATTTCTTGCATGAATTCACCGGCCTTCGTCGCTGAGGCCGTACTTGTCGTAATGTTTTCCGCTGTTGCATCGACAGCATCAATATTCATGCGAGCTACATCTTGAATCGATGCGATGGCCCCTTCAACTTCTTGGGTCGCGGTCATGGTTTTTTCCGCTAGCTTGCGGACCTCATCAGCAACAACGGCAAAACCACGTCCTGCGTCACCAGCACGAGCCGCCTCAATAGCCGCATTGAGCGCAAGCAGATTCGTTTGGTCGGCAATATCGTTGATGACGCGAAGTACCTCACCAATGGATTCGGCCTGTGCTCCCAGACGATCCATGGTTTCTTTCAATCCAAGGACGCGCTTTTCAATGGCTAAAATCGACTGTACCGATTCCTTGACATTGAGTGCCCCTATTTGGGCTTTTTCCTGAGA
This genomic window from Desulfovibrio inopinatus DSM 10711 contains:
- the mltG gene encoding endolytic transglycosylase MltG is translated as MKSLFLGLFGLLLLAILGLGWYGYSFLSIPPATPGESKRITIVPGESFIAIAKQLEAEGVVKDAFSFRILARVMEKSDKIRAGEFEVNTGWKPLRVLNHLVSSQGLLHRLSVPEGLTLEQTAAIVEKSGMGSAASFLSASRNPTILGKYNIPAKTAEGFLFPETYFFTKQEGNDATYVVEAMLKEFNKQLAEVFPEDAPTGNVLFEFVTLASIVEKESAVPVERPRIAGVFINRLRRGMLLQTDPTIIYGLGPEFDGNLTRKHLDDPSNPYNTYQHPGLPPGPICSPGKEALLAVKNAEHHNYLYFVAKGSTGEHYFSKSLREHINAVNKYQLKK
- the gnd gene encoding phosphogluconate dehydrogenase (NAD(+)-dependent, decarboxylating) gives rise to the protein MKLAMLGLGRMGGNMAKRLSRAGHQVVAWNRTFSKAQDIAKTEEHIQAVETFPEVVAALEAPRVVWVMLPAGKPVDDALNQLIDLLEPGDIVVEGGNTHFKDDLRRAPAFTDKGIHYVDAGVSGGIWGLQIGYCTMLGGPKEAVQAIEPAMIDLAPRDGFLHCGPTGAGHFVKMVHNGIEYGMMQAYAEGFAVLDASEYSEHFDYTKISHLWNQGSVIRSWLLELCERMFSDDPHLDGLEAYVDDSGEGRWTVSEAIDTAVPTPVLTLALMERFRSRQPDFFGDRVLAALRNQFGGHAVKKK
- a CDS encoding bacteriohemerythrin, with the translated sequence MNNSSLVKTMLVRGLLTILFILGVSYLLMYNVLSFPGWNALYGVCIMAAGFIVLGVVQFFGVQAHIVTAIDRLVNYTKSATSNKKTIPLEGPFRGELDTLAQALVTLVETAHEREQEAITNEHAAQDRLREIEATLKELQEHDADSRQLLESMQQAADQAKQVSSQVTDSVGDLSNEVEKVHSGMQTQTDRMIETATAMEQMHMTVMEIAQNAASAASNAKKSQEKAQIGALNVKESVQSILAIEKRVLGLKETMDRLGAQAESIGEVLRVINDIADQTNLLALNAAIEAARAGDAGRGFAVVADEVRKLAEKTMTATQEVEGAIASIQDVARMNIDAVDATAENITTSTASATKAGEFMQEIVALIEETSAQVESIATASEEQSATSDQITGAVAEVSNVAEQTAIGMGRSAETLARMTGLVGELDGVVHNICAANKPGKTLGLSSGKLMEWSDELSVGIDSIDRQHKRLLDLINQLNDAMKNKRSKTTLLQTIDALKQYTVEHFSKEEELFKRYGYPDEEAHRRVHASFVDKVKTFEKDVKAGRVTVSLSIMNFLKDWLIKHIMGTDKKYGPFLSSKGVR
- a CDS encoding transketolase; the encoded protein is MDTNRLSTLARLIRRNILISSTTAGSGHPTSSLSATDLMTGLFFGSILRFDPSRPGHPGNDRVIFSKGHASPLFYALWAAAGAIQDEELKTFRAFGSPLEGHPTARFPLAEAATGSLGQGLSIGAGMALCAKYLENAPTRTYVLLGDSEMAEGSVWEAIQLAVHYKLNNLIAILDVNRLGQRGETMYGHNVTAYDERVRAFGWETCVIDGHDMDSILNAYARATAHTAKVPFMIIAKTIKGKGVPFAEDLNGWHGKPIPKDRLNEALTALGEVPADLRGNIAAPLDIRSEPMPSAPPPHPSYSVGEPIATRKAYGEGLVRIADAFPDMVVLDAEVSNSTYADTFKKAYPNRFFEMYIAEQNMVGMALGLSRRGRLPFVSTFGAFFTRAFDQIRMSRYSGANIIFCGSHAGVSIGEDGPSQMGLEDIAMFRSVLDSVVLYPSDAVSCVKLTEAAAEYGGIVYIRTTRGSTPVLYDNAEYFPIGGFKILRQSDLDVATIIGAGLTVHEALAAWEELKQQNISVRVIDLYCVKPLDGQTLAAAASQGPIITVEDHGPTGGLGEAVSAALANTDLHVVSLAVSKMPMSGTPDELLNYETISRTSIVKKVQEIV
- the ruvX gene encoding Holliday junction resolvase RuvX, which translates into the protein MTVLGIDFGVKRVGVAVSNPDKTMAFPVCTIQRTTRDALFERLLELIEEKNVERIVLGLPQHLDGSDSLTTRQVRNFAASLGRRTDVPIEFIDEALSSAHAEALLDTAGVRGQKKKRVLDQQAAVVILESYLTSFRSMI
- a CDS encoding ABC transporter permease is translated as MFKLIWLATVFFGITLLSFVVIHLAPGKPTDMQTTLNPAITPEARARLETLYGLDQPLHVQYGRWLSRIVRFDFGTSLSGDHRPVWEKIRERLPLTVFISASALILTLFIAIPIGVLSAAHQGGAFDKIAAIVVFLGFAMPSFWLALLLMLAFGILWPIVPISGLTSLDYANLSLFGKLQDLAAHLALPIFVTTFGSLAGMSRYMRAAMLEALRQDYIVTARAKGLPMRTVIFKHALRNALLPVITLLGLSVPMLIGGSVIIESVFGLPGLGQLFYNAVMARDYPLIMGNLVLGATLTLSGNLLADAVYSLADPRIRREA
- a CDS encoding transaldolase family protein; this encodes MRPDNLNTKIFLDGADPDQTRDILDRLGFLDGQTTNPSLVAKNPQAQQHVKTDGTFQKEELLGFYKKVIQEISSLIPEGSVSIEVYADSNTTAQAMIDQGTQMFDWIPNAHIKCPTTTAGLEAANRLIAAGKRVNMTLCFTQEQAAAVYTATQGAKPGDVFVSPFIGRLDDRNQRGLDLIANILKMYSPGDGHVEVLAASVRSLDHFLNCLKLNPDIVTVPHNVLVDWADAGMPVPTDPVRVPARLAPIIYQNIALDKPWQDYNIMHDLTDSGMAKFASDWNNLITA